The Myxococcota bacterium genome has a segment encoding these proteins:
- a CDS encoding endonuclease/exonuclease/phosphatase family protein: MRETRVTAPDAPRAQRPSPRTASEAMRVVLVGWNVHAWVGDDGRRDPRRALGALRAFDADVAALQEVDGPDRRLASEPGGARNPGRRNVARDDAGCEAGCGFRRHCSCDWERLASAAGYRSVHGPTLDTGFGNALLVRRPIEIAHLERLDLSVLPREPRGAIDARLALDGGDSLRVVATHLGLRSSERRHQARQLARHLEATDTGGPIVLLGDFNDWTPWAGQLAPLARIAGPLSRVATFPSRRPILPLDRAACRLPRACAASITALRMSSVRGISDHLPLRVALGSAARTAPCAKRGRARRANQ; encoded by the coding sequence ATGCGGGAGACCCGAGTGACGGCGCCTGACGCCCCGCGTGCGCAGCGCCCGTCGCCTCGCACCGCAAGCGAGGCAATGCGCGTCGTGCTCGTCGGGTGGAACGTGCACGCGTGGGTCGGCGACGACGGGCGCCGCGACCCTCGGCGCGCCCTCGGCGCCCTGCGCGCCTTCGACGCCGACGTCGCCGCGCTCCAGGAGGTCGACGGCCCCGACCGCCGTCTCGCCAGCGAACCGGGCGGTGCCCGCAATCCCGGCAGACGCAACGTCGCGCGCGACGACGCGGGATGCGAAGCCGGATGCGGGTTTCGTCGCCATTGCAGCTGCGACTGGGAGCGCCTGGCGTCGGCGGCTGGCTACCGAAGCGTGCACGGTCCGACCCTAGACACTGGATTCGGCAACGCCCTGCTCGTCCGTCGCCCGATCGAGATCGCACATCTCGAGAGACTCGACCTCTCCGTGCTCCCGCGCGAGCCGCGCGGTGCGATCGACGCGCGACTCGCGCTCGACGGCGGCGACTCGCTGCGCGTCGTGGCGACGCACCTCGGCCTGCGCAGCTCGGAGCGCCGCCACCAGGCGCGCCAGCTCGCGCGGCACCTCGAGGCGACCGACACCGGCGGGCCGATCGTGCTCCTCGGCGACTTCAACGACTGGACGCCGTGGGCCGGCCAGCTCGCGCCGCTCGCGCGCATCGCCGGCCCGCTGTCGCGCGTCGCGACCTTTCCCAGCCGGCGGCCGATCCTCCCGCTCGATCGCGCCGCGTGCCGTCTCCCGCGGGCGTGCGCCGCCTCGATCACCGCGCTTCGGATGTCGTCGGTGCGCGGGATCTCCGACCACCTGCCGCTGCGCGTCGCGCTCGGGTCGGCCGCCCGGACCGCGCCGTGCGCCAAGCGGGGTCGAGCGCGGAGAGCAAACCAGTGA
- a CDS encoding OmpA family protein: MHARTLARARPVPAARRGSLVATSVAVALGLACATSSLDVEPIPLTADPGNRITQLALDLSAARSREIDVLAPAGMDHAQSALERASSLRREGEDVAAILHQVAVGDAALDAAEASADIARTTLAPAWNARSRALRAGAYRLGEPFEAAESRLRELARAIEDGDVGRARASRDALASRYNALELRAIEERTLGDARRTLERAREEGARERVPEAEALAAAELDESSAFIEYHRHADAAMQQRAEVAAFHARRALALGRAARGVEERSAEATVLAQEQYLRQLGERLGLPDLRDVPMDERRNAIESSVASLRRDRDFVVDQNARLREELAASREEVAQLGGRNRALAREQELDALFERARDRFEPDEAEVYRQDGQLVIRLRALDFAVGEAQIEPEAYALLAKVQRVIRMFGSPSVTIEGHTDATGGAALNERLSRERARAVRAYLVANHALPSYRIVAVGRGAADPLAPNTTAEGRALNRRIDVLLDTRRVVTVAAASAGAARSLE; the protein is encoded by the coding sequence ATGCACGCACGAACCCTTGCTCGCGCGCGGCCGGTGCCGGCCGCGCGACGCGGCTCGCTCGTCGCGACATCGGTCGCGGTCGCACTCGGACTCGCGTGTGCGACGTCGTCGCTCGACGTCGAGCCGATTCCGCTCACGGCCGATCCGGGCAACCGGATCACGCAGCTCGCGCTCGACCTGTCGGCGGCGCGGAGTCGCGAGATCGACGTGCTCGCACCGGCCGGCATGGATCACGCGCAGTCGGCGCTCGAGCGCGCGAGCTCGCTGCGGCGCGAGGGCGAGGACGTCGCGGCCATCCTCCACCAGGTGGCGGTCGGCGACGCGGCGCTCGACGCGGCGGAGGCATCCGCCGACATCGCGCGCACGACGCTCGCGCCGGCCTGGAACGCGCGCTCGCGCGCGCTGCGCGCCGGCGCGTACCGGCTCGGCGAGCCCTTCGAGGCGGCCGAGTCGCGGCTCCGCGAGCTCGCGCGCGCGATCGAGGACGGCGACGTGGGCCGAGCCCGCGCATCGCGCGACGCGCTCGCGTCCCGCTACAACGCGCTCGAGCTCCGCGCCATCGAGGAGCGCACGCTCGGCGACGCGCGGCGCACCCTCGAGCGCGCGCGGGAGGAGGGCGCGCGCGAGCGCGTGCCCGAAGCGGAGGCGCTGGCGGCGGCGGAGCTCGACGAATCGTCCGCTTTCATCGAGTACCACCGCCATGCGGACGCCGCGATGCAGCAGCGCGCGGAGGTCGCGGCCTTCCACGCGCGCCGCGCGCTCGCGCTCGGCCGCGCAGCGCGCGGCGTCGAGGAACGGAGCGCGGAGGCGACGGTGCTCGCGCAGGAGCAGTACCTGCGCCAGCTCGGCGAGCGCCTCGGTCTCCCCGACCTGCGCGACGTCCCGATGGACGAGCGGCGCAACGCGATCGAGTCGTCGGTCGCGTCGCTGCGCCGCGATCGCGATTTCGTCGTCGACCAGAACGCGAGGCTCCGCGAGGAGCTCGCCGCGTCGCGCGAAGAGGTGGCGCAGCTCGGCGGGCGCAACCGCGCGCTCGCGCGCGAGCAGGAGCTCGACGCGCTCTTCGAGCGCGCGCGCGATCGCTTCGAGCCGGACGAGGCCGAGGTCTACCGGCAGGACGGGCAGCTCGTGATCCGGCTGCGCGCGCTCGACTTCGCGGTCGGCGAGGCGCAGATCGAGCCCGAGGCCTACGCGCTGCTCGCGAAGGTGCAGCGCGTGATCCGGATGTTCGGGAGCCCCTCGGTCACGATCGAGGGACACACGGACGCGACGGGCGGCGCGGCGCTGAACGAGCGTCTCTCGCGCGAGCGCGCGCGGGCGGTGCGCGCGTATCTCGTCGCGAACCACGCTCTCCCGAGCTACCGCATCGTGGCGGTCGGTCGCGGCGCCGCCGACCCGCTGGCCCCGAACACGACGGCGGAGGGGCGCGCGCTCAATCGGCGCATCGACGTCCTGCTCGACACGCGCCGCGTCGTCACGGTCGCCGCCGCCTCGGCGGGCGCCGCGCGGTCGCTCGAGTGA
- a CDS encoding DUF1328 domain-containing protein, whose amino-acid sequence MLSWSLTFFIVALIAATLGFTGIAGTAAGIAKVLFFVFLVAFVISLIAGRRPGRPVV is encoded by the coding sequence ATGCTCTCCTGGTCCCTGACGTTCTTCATCGTGGCCCTGATCGCCGCGACGCTCGGCTTCACCGGCATCGCGGGCACGGCCGCAGGCATCGCGAAGGTGCTCTTCTTCGTGTTCCTGGTCGCCTTCGTGATCTCGCTCATCGCAGGCAGGCGTCCGGGGCGGCCGGTCGTCTGA
- a CDS encoding Rho termination factor N-terminal domain-containing protein, whose product METVDEAVDRAGSAFEKGRREARRLADDAKQAARSATPGSDDTDTRPYEERTRDELYALAADREIEGRSTMRKDELIAALRAER is encoded by the coding sequence ATCGAGACCGTCGACGAGGCGGTCGACCGCGCCGGGAGCGCGTTCGAGAAGGGCCGGCGCGAGGCGCGCAGGCTCGCCGACGACGCGAAGCAGGCGGCCCGGAGCGCCACCCCGGGCAGCGACGACACGGACACGCGCCCCTACGAGGAGCGGACGCGCGACGAGCTCTACGCGCTCGCCGCCGATCGCGAGATCGAGGGTCGCTCGACGATGCGCAAGGACGAGCTGATCGCCGCGCTGCGCGCCGAGCGGTGA
- a CDS encoding tetratricopeptide repeat protein, producing MNKRKVLEAARKYAQKGAKQKALKEYQTLLKLDPRDAKLRLEIGDAHRRWGENEEAIGYYTKVADQYQQDGFDARAVAVYKQILNLDPKRYVAYVSLSELYQRMGLDAEAVGALQSAADGYHKEGKKREALELLRKMAQLDPTNTTSRLKVAELLQAEGLTDDAAQEFEAVAEELARQGEPGQSEKVYERVLEVQPGRADVLILLARNAIAMRKPERAEGYARRAVDASADEASLEVLCDVYKALERTEDLVDVTRRLAKLYRDRGDDDMARTIMQRLPSVGSAGLGADVSDLGHARDETDDALIEDDELLDDELLVDDGTDVFELGAQDDLGGVAPGDLGAGATAPDLGDDGLGDGLEDELILADETEPDTLVPDDDTPLPQGDPEQLLAEASVYLRYGKTDQAIASLRAVVADEPGHRTALEKLGEALCATGDESGAVAMWTTAAERAREEGDGEGFDVLRSRIAELDAAAADALSPIDASDDADVDRDDALFSDADVSEVASEVGDSALADEIEIDLDLDDDTTDEVSTPGATSDGDNSTTTAQQVRADLEEAEFFFQQGMYDEAGEVYERILRIAPNHPSALLRIGEIAASRGADPTRVPATKADPGATLSGSDIADEDTHSELDVAADEADGIEIDVDLDDFEHADEGGVDDTEPDLAASSGAEPALDASELAAALDAVRKPAKPAAAPDPATEVPVAPAIAAAPEPAPVAAAEPTAPPLAAAASADDTFDLAAELTDALADDDPNDASRDGSLAGTEEEAFASLFEDFKRGVSQTLDDGDYETRYDLAIAYKEMGLLDDAIAAFQVCVASPSRALDSLQLMAQCQLEVGRPNDAIGHLEQALSSPDVPNARRAGLFLDLGRAFMESGQYDRARTTYENASELDPRFPGLDDAVAELLERINETSAARAEREAAASDEAFETFDDLVADAQAEEAATQAASDAESEAPASGFESFDDVIEEAEQVLADADVELAEPDDAPVDAADEDVAIEPEPAVEPAPKKKAKKKISFV from the coding sequence GTGAACAAGCGGAAAGTCCTGGAGGCCGCGCGCAAGTACGCCCAGAAGGGCGCGAAGCAGAAGGCCCTCAAGGAGTACCAGACGCTCCTCAAGCTCGACCCCCGGGACGCCAAGCTCCGGCTCGAGATCGGGGATGCGCACCGCCGCTGGGGCGAGAACGAAGAGGCGATCGGCTACTACACGAAGGTCGCCGACCAGTACCAGCAGGACGGCTTCGACGCGCGCGCGGTCGCGGTCTACAAGCAGATCCTGAATCTCGATCCCAAACGTTATGTCGCGTACGTGTCGCTGTCCGAGCTCTACCAGCGGATGGGGCTCGACGCCGAGGCCGTCGGTGCGCTCCAGAGCGCGGCCGACGGCTACCACAAGGAAGGCAAGAAGCGCGAGGCGCTCGAGCTGCTGCGCAAGATGGCGCAGCTCGACCCGACGAACACGACGAGCCGGCTGAAGGTGGCGGAGCTCCTCCAGGCCGAGGGGCTCACCGACGACGCCGCGCAGGAGTTCGAGGCGGTCGCGGAAGAGCTCGCGAGGCAGGGCGAGCCCGGCCAGAGCGAGAAGGTCTACGAGCGCGTGCTCGAGGTGCAGCCGGGCCGCGCCGACGTGCTGATCCTGCTCGCGCGAAACGCGATCGCGATGCGCAAGCCCGAGCGCGCCGAAGGCTATGCGCGGCGCGCGGTCGACGCGTCTGCCGACGAGGCCTCGCTCGAGGTCCTGTGCGACGTCTACAAGGCGCTCGAGCGCACGGAAGACCTCGTCGACGTCACGCGGCGGCTCGCGAAGCTCTACCGCGATCGCGGCGACGACGACATGGCGCGCACGATCATGCAGCGCCTCCCGTCCGTCGGCTCCGCGGGGCTCGGCGCGGACGTCTCCGACCTCGGCCATGCGCGCGACGAGACCGACGATGCGCTGATCGAGGACGACGAGCTGCTCGACGACGAGCTGCTCGTCGACGACGGGACCGACGTCTTCGAGCTCGGCGCCCAGGACGATCTCGGCGGCGTCGCGCCGGGCGACCTCGGCGCCGGTGCCACGGCGCCGGATCTCGGCGACGACGGGCTCGGCGACGGTCTCGAGGACGAGCTGATCCTCGCCGACGAGACCGAGCCCGACACGCTCGTTCCCGACGACGACACGCCGCTTCCGCAGGGCGACCCCGAGCAGCTGCTCGCCGAGGCGAGCGTGTACCTGCGGTACGGCAAGACCGACCAGGCGATCGCGAGCCTGCGTGCGGTCGTCGCGGACGAGCCGGGCCATCGCACGGCCCTCGAGAAGCTCGGCGAGGCGCTGTGCGCGACGGGCGACGAGAGCGGCGCCGTCGCGATGTGGACGACGGCCGCCGAGCGCGCGCGCGAGGAAGGCGACGGCGAAGGCTTCGACGTGCTCCGCAGCCGCATCGCCGAGCTCGACGCCGCGGCCGCCGACGCACTCTCGCCCATCGACGCGAGCGACGACGCCGACGTCGACCGCGACGATGCGCTCTTCTCCGACGCCGACGTCTCGGAGGTCGCCAGCGAGGTCGGCGACTCCGCGCTCGCCGACGAGATCGAGATCGACCTCGATCTCGACGACGACACGACGGACGAGGTCTCGACGCCCGGCGCGACGAGCGACGGCGACAACAGCACCACGACCGCCCAGCAGGTGCGCGCCGATCTGGAGGAGGCCGAGTTCTTCTTCCAGCAGGGCATGTACGACGAGGCGGGCGAGGTCTACGAGCGCATCCTGCGGATCGCGCCGAATCATCCGAGCGCGCTGCTGCGCATCGGCGAGATCGCCGCGTCGCGCGGCGCCGATCCGACGCGCGTGCCTGCGACGAAGGCGGACCCCGGCGCGACGCTCTCCGGGAGCGACATCGCCGACGAGGACACGCACTCGGAGCTCGACGTCGCCGCGGACGAGGCCGACGGCATCGAGATCGACGTCGACCTCGACGACTTCGAGCACGCCGACGAGGGCGGTGTCGACGACACCGAGCCCGACCTCGCCGCGTCCTCGGGCGCCGAGCCGGCGCTCGACGCTTCGGAGCTCGCCGCCGCGCTCGACGCGGTCCGCAAGCCCGCGAAGCCGGCGGCCGCACCCGATCCGGCGACAGAGGTTCCGGTGGCGCCCGCGATCGCGGCGGCTCCGGAGCCCGCTCCCGTCGCGGCCGCCGAACCCACCGCACCTCCGCTCGCCGCGGCCGCATCCGCGGACGACACGTTCGACCTCGCCGCCGAGCTCACCGACGCCCTCGCCGACGACGATCCGAACGACGCGAGTCGCGACGGCTCGCTCGCAGGTACCGAGGAGGAGGCGTTCGCGAGCCTGTTCGAGGACTTCAAGCGCGGCGTCAGCCAGACGCTCGACGACGGCGACTACGAGACGCGCTACGACCTCGCGATCGCGTACAAGGAGATGGGCCTGCTCGACGACGCGATCGCCGCCTTCCAGGTGTGCGTCGCGAGTCCGAGCCGCGCGCTCGACAGCCTCCAGCTGATGGCGCAGTGCCAGCTCGAGGTCGGCCGCCCGAACGACGCGATCGGGCACCTCGAGCAGGCGCTGTCGAGCCCCGACGTGCCGAACGCGCGCCGCGCGGGCCTCTTCCTCGACCTCGGTCGCGCCTTCATGGAGAGCGGCCAGTACGACCGCGCGCGCACCACCTACGAGAACGCGAGCGAGCTCGACCCGCGCTTCCCCGGGCTCGACGACGCGGTCGCCGAGCTCCTCGAGCGCATCAACGAGACGTCCGCCGCGCGCGCCGAGCGGGAGGCCGCGGCCTCCGACGAGGCGTTCGAGACGTTCGACGATCTCGTCGCCGATGCGCAGGCCGAGGAGGCCGCGACCCAGGCGGCATCCGATGCCGAATCCGAGGCGCCGGCCTCGGGCTTCGAGAGCTTCGACGACGTGATCGAGGAGGCCGAGCAGGTGCTCGCGGACGCGGACGTCGAGCTCGCCGAGCCGGACGATGCGCCGGTCGACGCGGCGGACGAGGACGTTGCGATCGAGCCCGAGCCGGCGGTCGAGCCCGCGCCGAAGAAGAAGGCGAAGAAGAAGATCTCGTTCGTGTAG
- the aroQ gene encoding type II 3-dehydroquinate dehydratase, with product MTASPRILVLHGPNLNLLGEREPDVYGATTLAQIDAALSERARAAGAAIEPFQSNHEGALIDRIHAARGREQGILINPGGLTHTSVALRDALASVALPVVEVHLSNVFAREPFRHHSYVSGVAIGVVSGFGAQSYALGLDALLAHLRD from the coding sequence GTGACCGCATCGCCGCGCATCCTCGTCCTCCACGGTCCCAACCTGAACCTGCTGGGCGAGCGCGAGCCCGACGTGTACGGCGCGACGACGCTCGCGCAGATCGACGCCGCCCTGTCCGAGCGCGCTCGCGCGGCGGGTGCCGCGATCGAGCCCTTCCAGTCGAACCACGAGGGTGCACTGATCGACCGGATCCACGCGGCGCGGGGGCGCGAGCAGGGGATCCTGATCAACCCCGGAGGCCTCACGCACACGAGCGTCGCGCTCCGCGACGCCCTCGCGAGCGTCGCGTTGCCCGTGGTCGAAGTCCATCTCTCGAACGTCTTCGCCCGCGAGCCCTTCCGGCACCACTCCTACGTCTCGGGCGTCGCGATCGGCGTCGTCTCCGGCTTCGGCGCGCAGAGCTACGCGCTCGGCCTCGACGCGCTCCTCGCCCACCTGCGCGACTGA
- a CDS encoding superoxide dismutase: protein MRFEIPPLPYAKNALEPHIGAETLDLHYEKHHKGYLAKLRKAIEGTPDAEQSLAALVRKSSGDVFNNAAQVWNHDFYWLSLKPGGGGAPSGELLEVIEGSFGSLGDFRTAFAEAANGEFGSGWAWLVKDASGALAVVHSSDAENPLQRDLVPLLTLDVWEHAYYLDYRNERARYVDAFLDHLLNWDFVANNLASESTPGRAAGARGR from the coding sequence GTGAGATTCGAGATCCCGCCCCTTCCCTACGCGAAGAACGCGCTCGAGCCGCACATCGGCGCCGAGACGCTCGACCTCCACTACGAGAAGCATCACAAGGGCTACCTCGCGAAGCTGCGCAAGGCGATCGAAGGCACGCCGGACGCCGAGCAGAGCCTGGCCGCGCTCGTGCGCAAGAGCTCGGGCGACGTGTTCAACAACGCCGCGCAGGTGTGGAACCACGACTTCTACTGGCTGAGCCTCAAGCCGGGAGGCGGCGGCGCTCCGTCCGGCGAGCTGCTCGAGGTGATCGAGGGCTCGTTCGGATCGCTCGGCGATTTCCGCACCGCGTTCGCCGAAGCCGCGAACGGCGAGTTCGGGTCCGGCTGGGCGTGGCTCGTGAAGGACGCCTCGGGCGCGCTCGCGGTCGTCCACAGCTCCGACGCCGAGAACCCGCTCCAGCGCGACCTCGTCCCGCTGCTGACGCTCGACGTCTGGGAGCACGCCTACTATCTCGACTACCGCAACGAGCGCGCGCGCTACGTCGACGCGTTCCTCGACCACCTCCTCAACTGGGACTTCGTCGCGAACAACCTCGCCTCCGAGTCCACGCCCGGCCGCGCGGCGGGCGCGCGCGGTCGGTGA
- a CDS encoding AAA family ATPase: MEHLYHFELAQDPFQNEPDLRFYVESETHRRAQLRIDRALRQSKGLVVLTGEGGTGKSLLARRLFEGLEEEMFESALMVMMQGTADATSVLRRFAAQLGIESPPSERAALIGMLYEQLAIVREDGRHAVLILDDAHVLGREAMAEIGGLLNLEYEGRRLLSLLLVGLPELDAMVASIPSLGERVDVRVPLQPLSEREARAYVEQRLEAAGATSEIFDDEAVLALFKLGGGRPRRINALADNALFEAYLAGHKSVAAGDVENAGRDLAFDPAPILAPKPQPSSARAVARAPRSPAAPPDEALGAATEIAIHEPSDEPLDFVAPAAPARSTAGTPRGAAEATMLMGAFADPSSDDAEADLTSLLDDGDDDAVELAGALAEPDDELPRFGAHNAGGPEAEATRIALPDEEDELELSGPIASAEITDADEIDDLFVELLDD; this comes from the coding sequence GTGGAGCATCTCTACCACTTCGAACTCGCGCAGGATCCGTTCCAGAACGAGCCCGACCTGCGCTTCTACGTCGAGAGCGAGACGCACCGGCGCGCTCAGCTGCGCATCGATCGCGCGCTGCGACAGAGCAAGGGGCTCGTCGTGCTCACGGGCGAGGGTGGCACCGGCAAGAGCCTGCTCGCGCGCCGCCTCTTCGAGGGCCTCGAGGAGGAGATGTTCGAGTCGGCGCTGATGGTGATGATGCAGGGCACGGCCGACGCGACGTCGGTGCTCCGGCGCTTCGCCGCGCAGCTCGGCATCGAGAGCCCGCCGTCCGAGCGCGCCGCGCTGATCGGCATGCTCTACGAGCAGCTCGCGATCGTGCGCGAGGACGGCCGCCACGCCGTGCTGATCCTCGACGACGCGCACGTGCTCGGACGCGAGGCGATGGCCGAGATCGGCGGCCTGCTGAATCTCGAGTACGAGGGGCGGCGGCTGCTCTCGCTGCTGCTCGTCGGTCTCCCGGAGCTCGATGCGATGGTCGCGAGCATCCCGTCGCTCGGGGAGCGCGTCGACGTGCGCGTGCCGCTCCAGCCGCTGTCGGAGCGCGAGGCCCGCGCCTACGTCGAGCAGCGCCTCGAGGCCGCCGGCGCGACGAGCGAGATCTTCGACGACGAGGCCGTCCTGGCCCTGTTCAAGCTCGGCGGCGGTCGTCCGCGCCGCATCAACGCGCTCGCCGACAACGCGCTCTTCGAGGCCTATCTCGCCGGCCACAAGTCGGTGGCCGCCGGCGACGTCGAGAACGCCGGCCGCGACCTCGCGTTCGATCCCGCTCCGATCCTCGCGCCGAAGCCGCAGCCGAGCTCGGCGCGCGCCGTCGCGCGCGCCCCCCGGTCGCCCGCCGCGCCGCCCGACGAGGCCCTCGGCGCAGCGACCGAGATCGCGATCCACGAGCCGTCGGACGAGCCGCTCGACTTCGTCGCTCCCGCCGCGCCCGCGCGCTCGACGGCCGGCACCCCGCGCGGCGCCGCCGAGGCGACGATGCTCATGGGCGCCTTCGCCGACCCGTCGAGCGACGACGCCGAGGCCGACCTGACCTCGCTGCTCGACGACGGCGACGACGACGCGGTCGAGCTCGCCGGCGCGCTCGCAGAGCCCGACGACGAGCTACCCCGCTTCGGTGCCCACAATGCAGGCGGCCCCGAGGCCGAGGCGACGCGCATCGCGCTGCCCGACGAGGAGGACGAGCTCGAGCTCTCGGGCCCGATCGCGAGCGCCGAGATCACCGACGCCGACGAGATCGACGACCTCTTCGTCGAGCTGCTCGACGACTGA
- a CDS encoding SDR family oxidoreductase, which translates to MFDLSGRVALVTGAGRGIGAGIAATLARRGAAVVVNDVDPRTAEASAAAIRDAAGRAVAAPFDVADYAAAEAAMAAAEVELGPIDILVNNAGGSPGRRMPAPFLETPPDVWPGYMAMNFEGALACTHIALRGMCARGFGRVVSITSDAGRVGHVGSSVYGAAKAAVDALTRTIAKEVGRYGVTANTIALGLIDTVPPEVIAGRGVERAYAMGRIGTPDDVAAGVVYLASDEAGWVTGQMLVINGGYLAG; encoded by the coding sequence ATGTTCGATCTCTCGGGGCGCGTCGCGCTCGTGACCGGAGCGGGACGCGGCATCGGTGCGGGCATCGCGGCGACGCTCGCCCGGCGCGGCGCCGCAGTCGTGGTGAACGACGTCGATCCGCGGACGGCCGAGGCGTCGGCCGCCGCGATCCGCGACGCGGCGGGCCGCGCCGTGGCCGCCCCGTTCGACGTCGCCGACTACGCGGCGGCCGAGGCCGCGATGGCGGCGGCCGAGGTCGAGCTCGGCCCGATCGACATCCTCGTGAACAACGCGGGCGGAAGCCCGGGGCGCCGCATGCCGGCGCCCTTCCTCGAGACGCCGCCGGACGTCTGGCCGGGCTACATGGCGATGAACTTCGAGGGCGCGCTCGCCTGCACGCACATCGCGCTGCGCGGCATGTGCGCGCGCGGCTTCGGCCGCGTCGTCTCGATCACGTCCGACGCGGGCCGCGTCGGCCACGTCGGCTCCTCGGTGTACGGCGCGGCGAAGGCCGCGGTCGACGCGCTCACGCGCACGATCGCGAAGGAGGTCGGCCGCTACGGCGTCACCGCGAACACGATCGCCCTCGGGCTGATCGACACGGTGCCGCCCGAGGTGATCGCAGGACGCGGTGTCGAACGCGCCTACGCGATGGGGCGGATCGGAACGCCCGACGACGTCGCGGCCGGCGTCGTGTACCTCGCCTCGGACGAGGCCGGCTGGGTCACGGGCCAGATGCTCGTCATCAACGGCGGCTACCTCGCGGGATGA